Within the Marixanthomonas sp. SCSIO 43207 genome, the region AACATTATCGATGAAATAGGTATGTTTATTGGAGCGGCATTGTTGGTTACTTCGCTTATATTTTTCTTTTTCTTTAGATCTATAAGAGCAACGTTAATTTCAATGGCTACGGTAATTATTGGGGTAATGTGGTCGTTTGGTATTTTAGGATTATTACATTATGAAATTACTGTTTTAACAGCTTTAATTCCGCCATTAATAATTGTTATAGGTATACCCAATTGTATTTTTCTTATTAATAAATACCAACAAGAAATAAAGCAACACGGTAATCAAGCAAAATCACTTCAACGAGTAATAAGTAAAGTGGGGAATGCTACATTAATGACCAATGTTACTACTGCCTCTGGATTTGCTACGTTTATACTAACCAATAGTAAGCTATTGAGTGAGTTTGGTATTGTGGCTTCTATAAATATTATTGCCATATTTCTACTTAGCTTGTTTATCATACCTATTGTGTATAGCTATATGGCAATACCAAAATACAAACATCTTAAACACCTTAACAAACAATGGATTAGCAAGTTTGTAAATTGGATGCAACGCATGGTGAAAGAACACCGTATCGCCATTTTTATCCTTTCAATTGTAATGCTTTGTGTAGGGATTATAGGCATTTATAACATAAAAATTTCGGGAAGTCTTATTGAAGACATGCCCAAAAATGCCGACTTTTTTAAAGACATTCGTTTTTTTGAAAAAGAATATGAAGGAATCATGCCGCTAGAAATTTTGGTTGACACCAAACGCAAAAAAGGCGTTATGAAACTTTCTACATTAAAACGAATGGATGAATTGCAAACCTATATTGAAGAAATCCCCGAGTTCTCAAAACCACTTTCAGTAGTTGAATTGGTTAAGTATTCAAAACAAGCGTATTATAATAGTAATCCTAAATACTACCAATTACCCAATAGCCAAGAAAGAACATTTATTCTTTCACAAGCCAAAAGCAGTGCAGATAACACAAACTTACTAGAAAGTTATGTAGATAGCACTGGACAATATGCAAGGATAACTACGTTTTTAAAAGACACTGAAACTGAACGTTATGATAGAATTGAAGAAGACTTAAAAACAAAAATTGACAAGATATTCCCTCCAGACCGCTATAATGTAAGTCTTACTGGTAAAGCTCTTGTTTTTCAAAAAGGAACTAAATATCTGGTACAAAATTTAATTCTCTCACTATCACTAGCCATATTTTTAATTGCAATATTTATGGCTTGGATGTTTAGAAGCTTTAAAATGATTTTAGTATCCTTGTTACCCAACTTACTTCCATTAATCATTACAGCTGGTCTTATGGGCTTTTTAGGAGTTCCTATAAAACCTTCAACCATACTAGTTTTTAGTATTGCATTCGGTATTTCAGTAGATGATACCATTCACTTTTTGGCAAAATACAGACAAGAACTTATTGCTAATAATTGGAAAATTAAAAAATCAGTCTATGCTGCATTGCGAGAAACTGCAGTAAGTATGTTTTATACCTCAATTGTACTATTTTTTGGTTTTTCAGTATTTACCATTTCCAGTTTTGGAGGTACGGTAGCACTAGGAGCTTTGGTTTCAATCACATTAGTATTTGCTATGTTGGCAAATTTACTGTTACTCCCGGCTCTTTTATTGTCTCTTGAAAAAGAAATTGCAAACAAGAAAACATTTAAAAAACCATCATTTGAGATTCTTCCGGAAAATCAAAACGAATCAAAAAATTAAAAATAATACCTATGGATAAAGATCTTTTTTACATTCAGAATTTATTTTTCTGAAATTTTTATAAAAAGGTATCTTTACCTCTCAAAAAATAGCAATCATGCAGCATACAGAAATACTAGAAGTTTTAAAAACCGAGCCATCGCTTCACGAAATAACCGTTAAAGGTTGGGTGCGCGCTTTTAGAAGCAACCGCTTTATTGCCTTAAACGACGGTTCTACAATTAAAAACCTACAATGTGTTGTTGATTTTGAAAATTTTGAAGAAGAAATATTAAAAAAAATAACCATTGGCGCGGCGATAGAAGTTAAAGGTATATTGGTAGAAAGCCAAGGAAAAGGACAAACGGTAGAAGTTCAAGTTTCAAAGGTAACTGTATTGGGCGAAGCAGATCCCGAAGATGTAAAATTAACCATCCTTTCTCCCAAAAGACATACTCTTGAAAAACTAAGAGAGCAAGCTCATTTAAGAGTACGCACCAATACTTTTAGCGCTGTTATGCGTACCCGATCAAAACTCGCTTTTGCAGTTCACGAGTATTTTCAGAAAAATGGTTTTAATTACATGCACTCACCAATTATTACAGGAAGTGATGCTGAAGGAGCCGGTGAAATGTTTAGAGTGAGCAACTTAGACCAAAAAAATCCTCCGCTTAATGAAGAAGGAGCGGTTGATTACAAACAAGATTTCTTCGGAAAAGAAACAAACTTAACCGTAAGCGGTCAATTAGAAGCCGAAACTTATGCTATGGGACTTGGTAAGGTCTACACTTTTGGCCCAACCTTTAGAGCCGAAAATTCAAACACCTCTCGTCACCTAGCTGAATTTTGGATGATAGAGCCTGAAGTAGCTTTTTGTGATCTTGACGGTAATATGGATCTAGCCGAAGATTTCATTAAGTATATAATTAATTATGCACTTGAAAACTGTGCAGATGACCTAGAGTTTTTAGAAAATCGCTTATTACAGGTTGAAAAAAGTAAACCACAAGCTGAGCGAAGCGATATGGCTCTTAGAGATAAATTAAAGTTTGTATTAGAAAACAACTTTAAGCGTGTTACCTATACCGAAGCTATTGAGATTTTAAAAAACTCAAAACCCAACAAAAAGAAAAAGTTTAAATACGTAATTGATGAATGGGGTGCAGACTTGCAAAGTGAGCATGAACGCTTCCTTGTTGAAAAACACTTTAAATCACCAGTAATTTTATTTGATTATCCAGCAAAAATTAAAGCGTTTTATATGCGTTTAAATGATGACGGAAAAACCGTTCGTGCAATGGATGTATTATTCCCGGGAATTGGTGAAATCGTTGGTGGTTCACAACGTGAAGAACGCTACGATGTTCTAAAAGAAAAAATGGAAACCATGGGCATTGAAGAAAAAGAACTATGGTGGTATCTAGAACTTCGCAAATTTGGTACTTGTGTTCACAGTGGTTTCGGGCTTGGCTTTGAACGTATGGTGCAATTTGTAACCGGTATGGGAAATATTCGCGATGTAATTCCGTATCCACGTACTCCAGGAAACGCAGAGTTTTAATCAAAAATCATAACCTTATATTAAAACCGGCTACAATATTATTTTTGTAGCTGGTTTTTTTTAACTTTATATGTAAGTATAGAATATATGTTAAAGCAACAGTTAAATTTTAAACTATCACAAAAGCTCTCGCCGCAACAAATACAGTTGATGAAGCTTATTCAACTTCCTACGCAAGCTTTTGAGCAACGTATTTCTCAAGAATTGGAAGAAAATCCGGCATTGGAAGGCGGTAAAGAAGAAGTAAACGAATATGATGATGAGTTTTCAGACACTTATGAAGATGACTATGACGACGATGGTACAGAAGTAATTGAAACCGAAATAAATGTTGATGACTATTTAAGTGATGATGAAGTACCAAGTTACAAACTATCATCAAATAATTACAGTGCAGATGATGAAGACAAACAAGTTCCGTATGCATCAGGTAAATCATTTAACCAACATTTACTTCAGCAATTAAACACTTACAGGCTTGAAGAACAAGAAATGGAAATTGCCAAATTTTTGGTAGGAAGCGTTGATGAAAGTGGTTATATACGACGTGAGATTTTAGATATTGTTGATGATTTAGCTTTTACGCAAAATGTATATACTTCAGAAGAAGAGGTTGAGAAAGTACTTAATATTGTTCAAGAATTAGATCCTTCTGGTGTTGCAGCCAGAAGCCTTCAAGAGTGTTTATTGATACAATTAAAAAGAAAAGAGGAAACAGCTTCTATTGCCTTAGCTATTTCCATTTTAGATGAAGCTTTTGATCAATTCACAAAGAAACATTATAAAAAATTACTTCAAAAGTTTGACATTTCAGAAGATCAGCTTAGAGATGCTATTCATGAAATCGAAGTATTAAACCCTAAACCCGGCGGAAGCTATTCTGGCAACACTAGAGCTGTTGAGCATGTAATTCCAGACTTTACCATAAAAATACGCGATGGTGAGCTAGAACTCACTTTAAATGGTCGAAATGCTCCCGAACTACACGTTTCTAGAGATTATACTAATATGCTAAAAGGATATAAGGAATCTAAAGAAAAGTCAAAAAAGCAAAAAGATGCTGTAATGTTTATTAAACAGAAGCTAGATGCTGCCAAGTGGTTTATTGAAGCCATTAAACAGCGTCAACAAACGCTTTTTGTAACTATGAGCAGTATTATGAATTATCAAAAAGACTATTTTTTGACAGGTGATGAGCGTAAAATAAGGCCTATGATTTTAAAGGATATCGCAGATGAAATTGACATGGATGTTTCGACAGTTTCAAGAGTTGCAAACAGTAAGTATGTTGATACACCTTACGGAACATTTCTTATTAAAGAGTTTTTCAGTGAATCTATGAAAAATGATCAAGGGGAAGATGTTTCTACTCGCGAGATTAAAAAAATTCTAGAGATTACCGTTCAAGAAGAAGATAAAAAGAAGCCTTTAACAGATGATAAATTGGCAAAAGTATTAAAAGAAAAAGGATACCCTATCGCTCGTCGTACTATTGCAAAATATAGAGAGCAGCTTGATATCCCTGTAGCTAGGCTTAGAAAAGAAATTTAATGAACCACTTTTTACGTTTAGGTTCGTATCTGTTACACCCTTTATTAATGCCATTATTGGGTGTTTTACTTTATTATATTTTTACGCCACGCTATGTAGATCTTGAACTTGTAAGAGCAAAGGTCTTTGCAGTAGCTATCATCACGCTAATTATACCTATAATTTTCTTCTTTTTATTAAAAAGTCTTGGTATAATAGATTCTATACATTTAAAAACAACTAAAGAAAGAAAGGTACCGTTAATGATACAGTGCTTACTTTTTTTGGTAATTATAAAAATGGTATTTGACCCTTATGAAACCCCTGAGCTTTATTACTTTTTCGTAGGCACTTTATTTTCAGCTATTGCAGCTTTACTACTTGTAATTTTAAAAGTAAAGGTTAGTCTTCATCAAATTGGTATAGCCGGAGCGACTATGTTTTTGATTGTGTTAAGTGTACATTTTAAAATTAACGTACTAATGTGGATTAGTGTGTTCTTCTTTTTTAATGGATGGGTAGCTTCTTCTAGGCTACATATGAATTCACACAACTACTTAGAATTAATAATTGGTTTTTTTATAGGGTTAATTCCACAAGTAATCATGGTTAACTTTTGGTTATAAAATGTAAAATATTAAACCAAGTTTTACACTTTTAAAATCGACTTGAGCACCTTCTTCTGTAGTAGCATCTTTAAAAAATGGATTAATACTATAAGATGCAAAAAAATTAAATGTGTTATATCCAAAACTAAGTGTAGCTGAGAATCTTAAGTTGTCAAATTCAGGTATATCAGTTTGACCTACATTATTACCTGGCTGTTTAAATGTTGATTTATACCAATACGTATAACCTACGCGTACACCACCATAAATACGCCAGAATTTATAACTTGAAGCCGTTGAAGTTCTCCATCTAAATTGAATAGGAACCTCTAGCGTAGCAGTGCTAAATCTATTTTGGTCAAAATCTACTTCACTATCCAGCACCCGAAATATTGAGTTTTCATTTGCATCTTCACCAATAAAAAGAGTTTGACCATATTGATCTAATGCTAAGCCAGCACCTACAGCAATGGCTACATTTCTTCTTTTATTGATAGGCATGTCTCTTACATACCCAAAATGAATACCTCCAGATAGACCTCTGGTTTTAACTCCACTAGGAACATCTGTAACAATATTATAATTAACGCCTATATAAAATTGATCTTCTCTGTATTTAGCATCAACTATGCTATCTTGACTTATTTCATCTTGTGAAAAACCTAAGAAACAGCACAATAATGCGGCTGAAAAGAATAATGATTTTATGAATGTATGCATATGTTAAAGATAGGTTTTTTTTAAACTATACAATAAAAAAAGGCTTGTTCTATAGAACAAGCCTTTTAAACATTTATTACAATGTATTCTATTGATCAACAGGATTTCCCGGAGCTGTAATGTATATAATTTTCAACATATTTAAATCTCTCAGCTGTTGCTTAATATCGGTAACAAGCCCTGTATTGGTTTCTTCATCAACTTTTAGAGCTACCATTACTTTATCTTGCAATTCGGGACGTAACTTTTCACGAGCTTCTGTCAATGCAAATTTTACATTAGATATATCGGTAAACTTATCACCTATTTGAATTTTACCTTCTGTACCATATTTATCTTGATAACGCGAACTAGGCTTACCGGCATAAATATAAACAGAACGGTCTTTTTTCAATTTTTCTAATTGATCTGCTTTAGGCAAAGTGTTTTGTACCAACAGATTGTTATCTCTTAATACGGTTACAACCATAAAGAAGAATAATAACATAAACACAATATCAGGTAAAGATGCTGTATTTACTGCTGGAATTTCTCCGCCTTTTTTCTTTCTAAATTTTGACATGTTTCTTAGTTTATTGTCCGTTCTTCTTTGGTTCTGCCTCAGATAATTTTAAAGGAAATAAATCTTGAATTTTCTCTAGCTTTTCTTGAGCTGCATCTTCATTTCCGTTAAAGTTACCTTCATCTATAGCTTGTTTTACTTCAGTAAACTTCCAACCGTATAAACGTTGTGACTCTCTGTTTCTAA harbors:
- a CDS encoding biopolymer transporter ExbD, with amino-acid sequence MSKFRKKKGGEIPAVNTASLPDIVFMLLFFFMVVTVLRDNNLLVQNTLPKADQLEKLKKDRSVYIYAGKPSSRYQDKYGTEGKIQIGDKFTDISNVKFALTEAREKLRPELQDKVMVALKVDEETNTGLVTDIKQQLRDLNMLKIIYITAPGNPVDQ
- a CDS encoding RND family transporter, with amino-acid sequence MDKLFSIGFWSAVARFIIRNRTFILIAIAGATVFFALQWKNMRFTYTEANLLPDDHEINLEYKNFLSKFGEEGNLIVLGVKDSTLFTPLNFKAWTQLSKDLRQFDEVDLTLSIGDLKKLERKKDTVGFQLVPFIQDSILTSKKLQKYQEELFDNLPFYNGLVYSPSKSSVRTAVYLKKDIVNTKDRKDFIINDLIPLIETFETKTGIDVHTSGMPYIRTLNSKNIIDEIGMFIGAALLVTSLIFFFFFRSIRATLISMATVIIGVMWSFGILGLLHYEITVLTALIPPLIIVIGIPNCIFLINKYQQEIKQHGNQAKSLQRVISKVGNATLMTNVTTASGFATFILTNSKLLSEFGIVASINIIAIFLLSLFIIPIVYSYMAIPKYKHLKHLNKQWISKFVNWMQRMVKEHRIAIFILSIVMLCVGIIGIYNIKISGSLIEDMPKNADFFKDIRFFEKEYEGIMPLEILVDTKRKKGVMKLSTLKRMDELQTYIEEIPEFSKPLSVVELVKYSKQAYYNSNPKYYQLPNSQERTFILSQAKSSADNTNLLESYVDSTGQYARITTFLKDTETERYDRIEEDLKTKIDKIFPPDRYNVSLTGKALVFQKGTKYLVQNLILSLSLAIFLIAIFMAWMFRSFKMILVSLLPNLLPLIITAGLMGFLGVPIKPSTILVFSIAFGISVDDTIHFLAKYRQELIANNWKIKKSVYAALRETAVSMFYTSIVLFFGFSVFTISSFGGTVALGALVSITLVFAMLANLLLLPALLLSLEKEIANKKTFKKPSFEILPENQNESKN
- the rpoN gene encoding RNA polymerase factor sigma-54, which produces MLKQQLNFKLSQKLSPQQIQLMKLIQLPTQAFEQRISQELEENPALEGGKEEVNEYDDEFSDTYEDDYDDDGTEVIETEINVDDYLSDDEVPSYKLSSNNYSADDEDKQVPYASGKSFNQHLLQQLNTYRLEEQEMEIAKFLVGSVDESGYIRREILDIVDDLAFTQNVYTSEEEVEKVLNIVQELDPSGVAARSLQECLLIQLKRKEETASIALAISILDEAFDQFTKKHYKKLLQKFDISEDQLRDAIHEIEVLNPKPGGSYSGNTRAVEHVIPDFTIKIRDGELELTLNGRNAPELHVSRDYTNMLKGYKESKEKSKKQKDAVMFIKQKLDAAKWFIEAIKQRQQTLFVTMSSIMNYQKDYFLTGDERKIRPMILKDIADEIDMDVSTVSRVANSKYVDTPYGTFLIKEFFSESMKNDQGEDVSTREIKKILEITVQEEDKKKPLTDDKLAKVLKEKGYPIARRTIAKYREQLDIPVARLRKEI
- a CDS encoding porin family protein, giving the protein MHTFIKSLFFSAALLCCFLGFSQDEISQDSIVDAKYREDQFYIGVNYNIVTDVPSGVKTRGLSGGIHFGYVRDMPINKRRNVAIAVGAGLALDQYGQTLFIGEDANENSIFRVLDSEVDFDQNRFSTATLEVPIQFRWRTSTASSYKFWRIYGGVRVGYTYWYKSTFKQPGNNVGQTDIPEFDNLRFSATLSFGYNTFNFFASYSINPFFKDATTEEGAQVDFKSVKLGLIFYIL
- the asnS gene encoding asparagine--tRNA ligase, producing the protein MQHTEILEVLKTEPSLHEITVKGWVRAFRSNRFIALNDGSTIKNLQCVVDFENFEEEILKKITIGAAIEVKGILVESQGKGQTVEVQVSKVTVLGEADPEDVKLTILSPKRHTLEKLREQAHLRVRTNTFSAVMRTRSKLAFAVHEYFQKNGFNYMHSPIITGSDAEGAGEMFRVSNLDQKNPPLNEEGAVDYKQDFFGKETNLTVSGQLEAETYAMGLGKVYTFGPTFRAENSNTSRHLAEFWMIEPEVAFCDLDGNMDLAEDFIKYIINYALENCADDLEFLENRLLQVEKSKPQAERSDMALRDKLKFVLENNFKRVTYTEAIEILKNSKPNKKKKFKYVIDEWGADLQSEHERFLVEKHFKSPVILFDYPAKIKAFYMRLNDDGKTVRAMDVLFPGIGEIVGGSQREERYDVLKEKMETMGIEEKELWWYLELRKFGTCVHSGFGLGFERMVQFVTGMGNIRDVIPYPRTPGNAEF